In the genome of Zobellia nedashkovskayae, the window AGGTCGGCTTCAATCATGTCCCAAACTTCTTCGCTGTTAGTTACTTCCTTCGCAACTACATCATCTGTGATATATGGTATTTTTTCAATCTTACTACGGAGTTGAAAATGGTACCAAGCTCGCAACCAACGCGCTTCTGCTTCAAGTTGAACAGCTACGGCAGGTTCTACATTCTCTCCCGCTTTTTTTAACACTCTAATTGCGTCATTTGATCTAGAAATTGCATCGTAATTTGCTGCCCACAATCCATCTAACCATGGGTTAGAAGCATCAGCTTCGTATCTTTCTATAAGGTTAATAGGGCTCCAGCCACCAGTTTGATCACCACGGTGCATATCATCGGAAGGAACATCTCCCCAAACCCAATTCATAGCAGATGCCTCTCCACTGCCACCTGCCTCTCCGGCAGAATATCCATCCAATCTAGAATACGCGCCAACAAGAAGAAGGTCTACCCCATTTTCGGTTGTCAATATTTCTTCGCTTACCGCTCCTTTTGGCTTTTCCTCAAGAAACTCCTCTCCACATGACCAAGAAAGGGCCATGACCGTAGCAAGCAATCCGGTTTTTATAAATATATTATTTTTCATCTTTTTCAATTTTTTATTTTATAATGAGATGTTAAGACCAAATATGATCTGTCTTGGCGATGGCCAAGTACCCAAATCCAAACCTCTATCGATATCACTTGAAAAACCTGAATCAGGATCATCATACAAAGCGATTTCGGGATCTAGCCCAGAGTAATCCGATATTGTAAACAGGTTTGTACCCATTACGTAGATTCTCATAGAGGCCAAATTCATTTTATCCAAAATTGTGCTCGGTACGTTAAAGCCTATTTGCGCATTTTGTAAGCGAATGTATGAGGCATCCTCAATTAAATCCGAATGGGTATTCTGCTCAAAACTTGTCTGAGAAGATGCTTTTGGAAGTACAGCATCTGCATTGTTGTCTAAATATGGGCTTCCCCAGGACTTGTATAATCTATCTGGACTTTTAGGACCTTGAAAAAGTCCGTATCTGGTAAATCTATTGTAATAGTTTATAGCATCATTACCCTGACTAGTATAGAAACTAGCAGAAAAATCAAACCCTTTGTACTCCATACTTAGGTTCAACCCTGCTGTAAAATCAGGATTTGGATTACCAATATACGTTCGATCATCTGGAGTAATATCTCCACTACCATCTACATCCTTTATTTTTAGGTTTCCTGGTTGATTATAAGTACCATTTTCCGGGTGTGCATCTGCCTCTCCTTGAGTTTGAAAAATTCCCTCTACAACATATCCATAAAATTCAGGGAACGCAGTACCCGTTTCTACTCTAGAATAGGTCTGAGCTCTTTGGTTTCTACCGACAATAAATTCACCATCTGTTTCAGACAAAGACTCAACCTCATTTTTATAAGTTGAGAAAATAACACCTACGTTATATTTAAAATCTCCTTCATCAGTTCCACCACCTCTATAACCTAGCTCTATATCAACGCCTTTGTTTGCCATGGTACCGATATTTACACTTGGTGCCGTTGCAAATCCTTCTACTGCTGGTATAGCAATAGGGAATAACATATCTTCCGTATCCTTGTTCCAAACATCTACCGTAAGGTTCACACGATTGAATAATGTTGCATCAATAGCAAAGTTAGTAGAAGTAGTCGTCTCCCATTTAGCATCAGGGTTTCCAATAGCTGAAGATTGGAATCCTTGTTTGATTATACCATCAGCACCACCTAAACCGTAAAACGAGCCACCTAAGTCAGAACTAAAGGTGCTGAAACCATTATAGTTCCCTATTTGGTCATTACCGGATTGTCCCCAACCAGCACGTAGTTTTAAGTAATTTAACCAGCTGCTATCGGCCAAGAAATTCTCTCTAGAAACAACCCATCCACCAGATATAGCTGGGAAATTACCCCATCTGTTATTAGCACCAAACCTAGAAGAACCGTCACGTCTAACCGTGGCTTCTATCATGTACTTATCATCATACGAATAATACAGACGACCAAAATAGGAGTTTAAAGCCCAAGCAGCAGCTTCTGCATCGTTAGTTTGATTTTCTGATCCTGAGCTAAGAATAAAAAAATCATCATCAGTAGAAATAAAGCTTTCCCTTCCTGCAGAGATTTGATCAAACCTATATCTAGTTGATTCAGTTCCTAGTAAAACATCTAGTTTATGTACATCATTAAAGGTCTTTGTGTAATTTAAAGTATTGGTAAAGTTCCATGTTAAATTATCTCCTCTAGTCTCTGTTAATGTATGTCCTGCTGTACCATTGGTATTCTCTAAATCCGCAAACCTAGGATCATGATTTGAATACCAATTCATATTATATCCTAAAAGAGACTTGAACGTTAGGTTGTTGGCTGGCTTAACCTCTACAAAAACATTACCAGTTACATTTAAAGTAGTTCTCTTATCCTTACGTTGTCTAAAATTATTACCTACAGGATTAGGGCCGTCATTTAAGCCACCACCTACTACACCTCCAGCAAAATTACCCGCAATATCCCTAACAGGAATTAACGGACTAGTCTCAATAATACTATTAAAACCAACTGTGTTTCCTTTAGATTCGCTTAAAGTAACTCCTAAACGTTCACCGATTTTCAACCAATCTTTTACTTGAGAATCTATATTGGCACGTATGGCATATCTATTATAGGAATTGTCTCGTAATATCCCTTCTTCTTTAAAATAGTTAGCACTTAAGGCATACGTTGTTTTTTCTGAACCTCCTGAAACAGATAATACAAAATCTTGTATTAGCGCTGGTTGATATAACTCTTCCATCCAATCCGTTCCTTCTTGGTTGGTTTTAGTAATCGGGTAATTTACTTGGTCGTATAATGCCGGATTTGTTGATGCGTCACCATTTGATGCCCCATTTGGAAACAAATAATCATTTACTTGGGTTGCCTGAATATTATTTGGATCAAAACTAAAATGAGCATGATTTGGCGCAATACCATCATTGGTTTGTTCCAACCAAATTTGTTGTCCGATTAAATTAGGATCGGTAACTAAGTCATATCTAGAGGTAGACGTTCCCATACCACTCCTTAAGTTAATATCAATCTTGGCGGGTTGCGCTTTTCTACCCGTTGTGGTGGTTATTAAGATTACGCCATTTGCACCTCTTGAACCGTAAATAGCAGTAGAAGAAGCATCTTTTAACACCTGCATAGATTCAATTTGGCTTGTTGGTGGTGGCGATGCACCAAAAACTCCATCAACGACATATAAAGGTCCGTTTCCATTAATAGTACCCAAACCACGAATACGTACTTGAGCATTTTGCCCTGGTCTTGCAGAGGCATTTACCGTAACACCTGCTGCACTACCTTGAAGTGCTCTTGTTGCATCGGATGAAGCTTGTTGCTCTATGTAAGCCGTTTTTACGGTACTAACAGCACCAGTAACGTCTGCTTTTTTTCTAGAGCCATAACCAATAACTACAACTTCGTCCAGAAGTTGAGAATCTGGCTGTAATTGTACGTTAATTGTAGTTCCTGCTTCTGCAGCTATTTCTTGTGTGGTATAACCAGTATAAGAAATAACTAGGATATCACCTGTATTTGCGGCTAGGGAAAAGTTTCCGTCAAAATCTGTGACTACCCCATTTGTTGTTCCCTTAACGAGAACGTTTGCCCCAAACATGGGTTGATTAAGTTCATCGGTTATTGTACCACTTACATTAGAGTCTTGTGCAAATCCAATAGAAGCACAAGTCAACATAAGCCCAAACAATAACCAATGTTTGTGTTTTGTGAGTTGTTTAAATAAACATTCTTTCATAATAATGCCTGTTTTTTGTTAGTTAGTATTTTGACCAAACAACAGAAATTGATTTAAAAAATTAGGATTTTCGCTTTAAAAACCTTTCTCTGGTGAGAAATCAATAATTATATTGTCAAAGAAAGTATATTGTGCTTGTTAAGACTCGGCAATAAATGGTCAAAATCGGGTAATTATAGGTCACTTGGTTTTTTATGACCTGTAATTACCTGAGCATGAACTTATATTACCCATTCTGTTAAGAGTCTTTCCGTATTTTGATCATTATTACACAAACCTTATTATGTTTAGTTTCTCTGTAAAAGATGTAGCGTTTAT includes:
- a CDS encoding SusC/RagA family TonB-linked outer membrane protein, giving the protein MKECLFKQLTKHKHWLLFGLMLTCASIGFAQDSNVSGTITDELNQPMFGANVLVKGTTNGVVTDFDGNFSLAANTGDILVISYTGYTTQEIAAEAGTTINVQLQPDSQLLDEVVVIGYGSRKKADVTGAVSTVKTAYIEQQASSDATRALQGSAAGVTVNASARPGQNAQVRIRGLGTINGNGPLYVVDGVFGASPPPTSQIESMQVLKDASSTAIYGSRGANGVILITTTTGRKAQPAKIDINLRSGMGTSTSRYDLVTDPNLIGQQIWLEQTNDGIAPNHAHFSFDPNNIQATQVNDYLFPNGASNGDASTNPALYDQVNYPITKTNQEGTDWMEELYQPALIQDFVLSVSGGSEKTTYALSANYFKEEGILRDNSYNRYAIRANIDSQVKDWLKIGERLGVTLSESKGNTVGFNSIIETSPLIPVRDIAGNFAGGVVGGGLNDGPNPVGNNFRQRKDKRTTLNVTGNVFVEVKPANNLTFKSLLGYNMNWYSNHDPRFADLENTNGTAGHTLTETRGDNLTWNFTNTLNYTKTFNDVHKLDVLLGTESTRYRFDQISAGRESFISTDDDFFILSSGSENQTNDAEAAAWALNSYFGRLYYSYDDKYMIEATVRRDGSSRFGANNRWGNFPAISGGWVVSRENFLADSSWLNYLKLRAGWGQSGNDQIGNYNGFSTFSSDLGGSFYGLGGADGIIKQGFQSSAIGNPDAKWETTTSTNFAIDATLFNRVNLTVDVWNKDTEDMLFPIAIPAVEGFATAPSVNIGTMANKGVDIELGYRGGGTDEGDFKYNVGVIFSTYKNEVESLSETDGEFIVGRNQRAQTYSRVETGTAFPEFYGYVVEGIFQTQGEADAHPENGTYNQPGNLKIKDVDGSGDITPDDRTYIGNPNPDFTAGLNLSMEYKGFDFSASFYTSQGNDAINYYNRFTRYGLFQGPKSPDRLYKSWGSPYLDNNADAVLPKASSQTSFEQNTHSDLIEDASYIRLQNAQIGFNVPSTILDKMNLASMRIYVMGTNLFTISDYSGLDPEIALYDDPDSGFSSDIDRGLDLGTWPSPRQIIFGLNISL